In Rubrobacter radiotolerans DSM 5868, a genomic segment contains:
- a CDS encoding glycosyltransferase, whose product MSARGLGGGRTIYFLTPTLNPVGGVVKIFDYVNHARALGFSAVVCSPEGYEPGLPLFSNGRFRDLTPEKGVRFTEDLGDFAVGPEDLVFVSWPSHYRTVEARLAPGVHPEQVLCVVQNVRWGNPLFEGGYAVRLLSRPMTRIMTNDVVYDAVSPYLSYAGINRVIPLGHDCDFFRLDRGASPLGRPVRVAYTTWKSALGDRVAAALAVEGGFEFRSIRKSATHGELRDLYRWSDVFLATPLVEEGFYMPALEAMAAGSIVITPDAGGNMAYCRFGENCLGVGFESVDDYVRALRELRAAPVARIAALRAGGYAATAKHTLPAEERGFARLVEELLERLGWSAAGERR is encoded by the coding sequence TTGAGCGCGCGGGGACTCGGCGGGGGCCGGACCATTTACTTTCTGACGCCGACGCTCAACCCGGTCGGGGGGGTGGTGAAGATCTTCGACTACGTAAACCACGCCCGCGCGCTCGGGTTCTCGGCCGTGGTCTGCTCCCCCGAGGGTTATGAGCCGGGACTCCCGCTCTTCTCGAACGGTCGCTTCCGCGACCTGACGCCGGAGAAGGGCGTCCGCTTTACGGAAGACCTCGGGGACTTCGCCGTCGGGCCGGAGGACCTTGTCTTTGTCTCGTGGCCCTCGCACTACAGAACGGTCGAGGCCCGCCTCGCTCCCGGAGTGCACCCCGAGCAGGTTCTGTGCGTAGTCCAGAACGTCCGCTGGGGGAACCCGCTCTTCGAGGGCGGCTACGCGGTGCGCCTGCTCTCGCGGCCGATGACGAGGATCATGACAAACGACGTTGTCTACGACGCGGTGAGCCCCTACCTGAGCTACGCCGGGATAAACCGCGTTATCCCGCTCGGCCACGACTGCGATTTCTTCCGGCTGGATCGGGGCGCGAGCCCGCTCGGCCGACCCGTGCGGGTCGCCTACACGACCTGGAAGTCGGCGCTCGGGGACCGTGTGGCCGCGGCGCTCGCGGTCGAGGGCGGCTTTGAGTTTCGCTCGATCAGGAAGTCCGCAACGCACGGCGAGCTTCGCGACCTCTACCGGTGGTCCGACGTCTTTCTTGCGACGCCGCTTGTCGAGGAAGGCTTCTACATGCCCGCCCTCGAAGCGATGGCGGCGGGCTCGATCGTCATCACCCCGGACGCCGGGGGGAACATGGCCTACTGCCGGTTCGGGGAGAACTGTCTCGGGGTCGGCTTCGAGAGCGTGGACGACTACGTCCGGGCGCTTCGGGAGCTTCGCGCCGCGCCGGTCGCCCGGATCGCGGCGCTCCGGGCCGGAGGGTACGCGGCGACGGCGAAACACACCCTCCCGGCCGAGGAGCGGGGCTTCGCGCGGCTTGTCGAGGAGCTTCTGGAGCGCCTCGGCTGGAGCGCCGCCGGGGAGCGGCGTTGA
- a CDS encoding sulfotransferase family protein, with the protein MKAGRGAGAFLRRVRETATAPGRAPDFIVIGAQKAGTTWLHRHLGSHPKVWTPQEKELHYFDEKVRVKATLREKLRGGRVSDRRWRKQFKRQFRNMRREGFTPGKVYWSFNYFFRRPSDEWYRSLFKQGLHFPVVGEATPEYAALEEEGVARVRRVAPEARIVFMVRNPVERAYSQAIMASGFADEPAERVIRRNISGAASRRHSDYLRTLEVWSRFYAPERIFVGFFEDIHFAPEKLLLSLYGFLGIEAPPAIKGDLARKVNSGSQTTMPLPVARQLAKTYLPDLHATEERLGAYAGFWRYAAERLAREETSFEGLRSEELAYPLWETGLWREWTSRTGGAGFASGPLSGFPARRERPGV; encoded by the coding sequence TTGAAGGCGGGCAGAGGAGCCGGGGCGTTCCTGAGGCGGGTCCGGGAGACGGCTACGGCCCCCGGACGCGCGCCGGACTTTATCGTGATCGGGGCTCAGAAGGCCGGCACGACGTGGCTCCACCGGCACCTCGGAAGCCACCCGAAGGTCTGGACGCCGCAGGAGAAGGAGCTTCACTACTTCGACGAGAAGGTCCGGGTGAAGGCGACGCTCCGCGAGAAGCTCCGGGGCGGACGGGTGAGCGACAGGCGCTGGCGCAAGCAGTTCAAGCGGCAGTTCCGGAACATGAGGCGCGAGGGCTTCACGCCGGGGAAGGTCTACTGGAGCTTCAACTACTTTTTCCGCCGGCCCTCGGACGAGTGGTACCGTTCTCTGTTCAAGCAGGGTCTCCACTTCCCGGTCGTGGGCGAGGCGACCCCGGAGTACGCCGCGCTGGAGGAGGAGGGCGTCGCCCGCGTCCGGCGCGTAGCCCCGGAGGCGAGGATCGTGTTCATGGTCCGCAACCCGGTAGAGCGGGCCTACTCGCAGGCGATCATGGCGAGCGGCTTCGCAGACGAACCGGCGGAGCGGGTGATCCGGCGCAACATCTCGGGCGCGGCCTCGCGGCGGCACTCGGACTACCTGAGGACGCTTGAGGTCTGGAGCCGCTTCTACGCGCCGGAGAGGATCTTTGTCGGCTTCTTCGAGGACATCCACTTCGCGCCGGAGAAACTCCTTCTCTCCCTCTACGGCTTTCTCGGCATCGAGGCCCCTCCGGCGATAAAGGGCGACCTTGCACGGAAGGTGAACTCCGGGAGCCAGACGACGATGCCGCTCCCGGTAGCCCGGCAGCTCGCAAAGACCTACCTGCCGGACCTCCACGCCACCGAGGAGCGGCTCGGTGCCTACGCGGGCTTCTGGAGGTATGCGGCGGAGCGGCTCGCTCGCGAGGAGACGTCCTTCGAGGGGCTGCGCAGCGAGGAGCTCGCCTACCCGCTCTGGGAGACGGGACTCTGGCGCGAGTGGACCTCCCGGACGGGCGGGGCCGGCTTTGCGAGCGGCCCGCTCTCCGGGTTCCCGGCGCGGCGCGAGCGGCCGGGGGTGTAG
- a CDS encoding cytochrome ubiquinol oxidase subunit I produces MFDLTMLDLSRIQFAVTASFHMVFPAVTVGLSLFLVLVYALYMKTDNPVYRSIYRFFRNLFAIGFGLGIVSGIMLTFQFGLNWGPFANATGPIVGTLLALEVVTAFFLEAAFLGIMIYGEGRFSRKIIMFSTAMVALGAFLSTTWIMSSNSWMQTPAGFEFVNGQFRPTDWLAVIFNPSFPLRYVHMVVATILSSALLVTGVGAWYLIRNKHREFARKTFSLGLGFLAIFAPLELYTGDALGQDVISQYQPAKLAAMEGNWDSENTGWNLITIPDREGRENIVEIGVPFAGSLIVNHDFTFSEPVEGMGEYPDELLPPIMWTFYGFRIMLASAGVIVALAAISVVLRVRGQLYTSRWFQWLSLLAIPAGVAGIIAGWVTSEVGRQPWVVYGELATAETVSNLAPGSLVFSVALILIVYAALFGAYVYYLVRATKAGPESYTDEGDDDSDFDDYADNDGDDDGGAGIEAPDRELVGAGLGEAGRDAERRRDLAGRAFFGRVGEVR; encoded by the coding sequence ATGTTCGACCTGACGATGTTGGACCTCTCACGGATACAGTTCGCGGTTACGGCCTCGTTCCACATGGTCTTCCCGGCCGTAACGGTGGGCCTGAGCCTCTTTCTCGTGCTCGTCTACGCGCTCTACATGAAGACCGACAACCCGGTGTATCGTTCGATCTACCGCTTCTTCCGCAACCTGTTTGCCATAGGCTTCGGGCTCGGGATCGTCTCCGGGATCATGCTCACCTTCCAGTTCGGTCTCAACTGGGGACCGTTCGCGAACGCTACGGGGCCGATCGTCGGCACGCTGCTGGCCCTTGAGGTCGTTACGGCGTTCTTTCTCGAAGCGGCGTTTCTCGGGATCATGATCTACGGCGAGGGACGTTTCAGCCGCAAGATAATCATGTTCTCGACGGCGATGGTCGCGCTCGGGGCGTTTCTCTCGACGACCTGGATCATGTCGTCGAACTCCTGGATGCAGACCCCGGCGGGCTTCGAGTTCGTCAACGGACAGTTCCGCCCGACGGACTGGCTCGCCGTGATCTTCAACCCCTCGTTCCCCTTGCGCTACGTGCACATGGTCGTTGCGACGATCCTCTCCTCGGCGCTTCTCGTTACGGGCGTCGGGGCGTGGTACCTCATTCGCAACAAGCACCGCGAGTTCGCCCGCAAGACGTTCTCGCTCGGGCTCGGGTTTCTCGCCATCTTCGCGCCGCTCGAACTTTATACGGGCGACGCGCTCGGACAGGACGTCATAAGCCAGTACCAGCCCGCCAAGCTCGCTGCGATGGAGGGCAACTGGGACTCCGAGAACACCGGCTGGAACCTTATAACGATCCCCGACCGCGAAGGTCGGGAGAACATCGTCGAGATCGGCGTCCCGTTTGCGGGGTCGCTGATCGTCAACCACGACTTCACCTTCTCCGAGCCGGTCGAGGGGATGGGCGAGTACCCGGACGAGCTCCTGCCCCCGATCATGTGGACCTTCTACGGCTTCCGCATCATGCTCGCCTCGGCCGGGGTGATCGTCGCCCTCGCTGCGATAAGCGTGGTGCTGCGCGTCCGCGGGCAGCTCTACACCTCGCGCTGGTTCCAGTGGCTCTCGCTTCTCGCCATCCCGGCCGGGGTCGCGGGCATCATAGCCGGGTGGGTCACCTCGGAGGTCGGGCGGCAGCCGTGGGTCGTCTACGGCGAGCTCGCAACCGCCGAGACCGTCTCGAACCTCGCGCCGGGCTCGCTCGTCTTCTCCGTCGCGCTCATACTCATCGTCTACGCCGCGCTCTTCGGGGCCTACGTCTACTACCTCGTCCGCGCGACGAAGGCAGGTCCCGAGAGCTACACCGACGAAGGCGACGACGACAGCGATTTCGACGACTACGCGGACAACGACGGGGACGATGACGGCGGCGCGGGGATCGAAGCCCCCGACCGGGAGCTTGTCGGCGCGGGTCTCGGCGAGGCCGGACGCGACGCCGAGCGCCGGCGCGACCTCGCAGGCCGGGCGTTCTTCGGGCGGGTCGGGGAGGTCCGGTAA
- a CDS encoding cytochrome d ubiquinol oxidase subunit II: MDFVRSLEPFVPEIILACAALSLVLYLVLDGFDLGVGVLSLFERDGEKREEMMESIATVWDGNESWLVMLGAVLFAGFPVAFGVVLPALYIPLFLMLVFLTFRGIAFEFAAQHGEHSRLWSLSFSLGSLGTAFTQGVALGAVLEGFAYSGGDFVGGTFDFLSPLSLSMGLFVTAMYTLSGAGWLVYKSRGDLLASVRRKGRLVVPACLALGALSVGLAFAYSPAAEGFLAGGLTAQAALVVGAFALAALAVVGAFFALAGPDNSVSLWLASAGIVCMAAGFLALVYPYVVLPGITTAEAAAPTSAAWLLLVAIVPLIPITIAYNAVAYYLFRGKTHAGEVGHGGSATNETGG, encoded by the coding sequence ATGGACTTCGTTCGCTCGCTGGAGCCTTTCGTGCCGGAGATCATCCTCGCATGCGCCGCGCTCTCGCTCGTGCTCTACCTCGTGCTCGACGGCTTCGACCTCGGTGTCGGCGTCCTCTCGCTCTTCGAGCGCGACGGCGAGAAGCGCGAGGAGATGATGGAGTCCATAGCGACCGTCTGGGATGGCAACGAGTCCTGGCTCGTGATGCTCGGGGCGGTCCTCTTCGCGGGCTTCCCGGTCGCCTTCGGGGTCGTCCTGCCCGCGCTCTACATCCCGCTCTTCCTGATGCTCGTCTTTCTGACGTTCCGCGGAATAGCCTTCGAGTTCGCCGCTCAGCACGGTGAGCACAGCCGCCTCTGGTCGCTCTCGTTCTCGCTCGGCTCGCTCGGGACGGCCTTTACGCAAGGGGTCGCCCTCGGGGCCGTGCTGGAGGGGTTCGCCTACTCCGGGGGGGACTTTGTCGGCGGGACCTTCGACTTTCTCTCTCCTTTAAGCCTCTCGATGGGCCTCTTCGTCACCGCCATGTACACCCTAAGCGGAGCCGGATGGCTCGTCTACAAGTCGCGCGGCGACCTCCTCGCCTCCGTGCGCCGCAAGGGTCGGCTCGTTGTTCCGGCTTGCCTCGCGCTCGGAGCGCTCTCGGTCGGGCTCGCGTTCGCCTACAGCCCGGCGGCGGAGGGCTTTCTTGCGGGGGGACTTACCGCGCAGGCCGCACTCGTCGTCGGCGCCTTCGCGCTAGCGGCGCTCGCGGTTGTCGGAGCGTTCTTCGCGCTTGCGGGCCCGGACAACTCGGTCTCGCTGTGGCTGGCTTCGGCGGGCATCGTCTGCATGGCGGCAGGCTTCCTCGCGCTGGTGTACCCGTACGTGGTGCTGCCCGGGATCACGACCGCCGAGGCCGCCGCTCCGACGTCTGCGGCGTGGCTGCTCCTCGTCGCGATCGTCCCCCTCATCCCCATAACCATCGCCTACAACGCCGTCGCCTACTACCTCTTCCGGGGCAAGACGCACGCCGGGGAGGTCGGGCACGGCGGGTCCGCAACAAACGAAACGGGAGGTTAA
- the cydD gene encoding thiol reductant ABC exporter subunit CydD → MSGRAPSVAGPLAGKRPTVSGTAGASVAAPEGREDRKSAPPEDRLRQRAEREFLNRQLVHGRGSLAASVAFGVLGTAAVVVTAYATAAAVAGVVVDGRSLLEISGWLWLFAGTLALRALFGYAQELAASRAAVAVKRGVRRRAVQRLAGSRRDPDGRPLATGATAAVLVEGVEKLEGYYWRFVPLVALAGVAPLLMLAVIFPVNWVVGTILLLSAPLIPLYMALVGLGAEDASRRQFDSLRRLSGYFLDRLQGLPTLRRLGYAEREPENIRRASESLGERTMKVLRIAFLSSTVLEFFATFSIAIAATYVGLALLGWIDFGGGATLSLRDGLFLLLLAPAYFQPLRDFAAAYHDRADALAAAGDLMGLLDGPESAESPEELDRNGAGGPGPLLLPTIELRGATVRYAGRKTPALDGATLRVPAAGSVALTGPSGGGKSTLLGLVAGQVLPTEGEALVGGRAAAEVPAQATAWVGQRPYLFPATVRENIAFGQPEKTEAEIEAAARAARVLDFAKRLPDGLDTRLGERGSGISGGEAQRVALARAFLKDAPVVLLDEPTANLDAETERELVETIGTLIRDRTALVCTHRTSLAALCDRTVRVEDGRVLEVSGDGG, encoded by the coding sequence GTGAGCGGGCGCGCTCCGAGCGTCGCCGGACCGCTCGCCGGTAAGCGTCCGACGGTGAGCGGCACCGCGGGGGCCTCCGTCGCCGCGCCGGAGGGACGCGAGGACCGAAAGAGCGCACCGCCGGAGGACCGGCTGCGCCAGCGGGCGGAGCGGGAGTTTCTGAACCGGCAGCTCGTGCACGGCCGGGGCTCTTTAGCCGCCTCGGTTGCGTTCGGCGTGCTCGGGACGGCGGCCGTCGTCGTTACGGCCTACGCGACGGCCGCGGCCGTTGCGGGGGTTGTCGTGGACGGGCGTTCGCTTCTGGAGATCTCCGGGTGGCTCTGGCTTTTTGCCGGGACGCTCGCCCTGCGGGCCCTCTTCGGCTACGCCCAGGAGCTTGCCGCATCGCGCGCGGCGGTCGCCGTCAAGCGCGGGGTCCGAAGGCGGGCCGTGCAGCGCCTTGCGGGCTCCCGGCGCGACCCGGACGGCAGGCCGCTCGCGACCGGCGCGACGGCTGCGGTCCTTGTCGAGGGGGTCGAGAAGCTCGAAGGGTACTACTGGAGGTTCGTGCCGCTCGTCGCCCTTGCAGGCGTCGCGCCGCTGTTGATGCTCGCCGTGATCTTCCCGGTCAACTGGGTCGTGGGGACGATACTGCTGCTCAGCGCACCCCTGATCCCGCTCTACATGGCCCTTGTCGGGCTTGGCGCCGAGGACGCGAGCCGCCGCCAGTTCGACTCGCTCCGGCGTCTCTCGGGCTACTTTCTCGACCGGCTCCAGGGACTTCCGACCCTCCGACGCCTCGGCTACGCCGAGCGTGAGCCCGAGAACATCCGGCGAGCCTCCGAGAGCCTGGGCGAGCGGACAATGAAGGTGCTCAGGATAGCGTTCCTCTCCTCGACCGTGCTGGAGTTCTTTGCGACGTTCTCGATCGCGATCGCTGCCACCTACGTCGGGCTCGCGCTGCTCGGGTGGATCGACTTCGGCGGCGGTGCGACGCTGAGCCTGCGCGACGGGCTCTTTCTGCTCCTTCTCGCTCCGGCCTACTTCCAGCCCCTGCGCGACTTCGCCGCCGCCTACCACGACCGGGCCGACGCCCTCGCTGCCGCCGGGGACCTGATGGGGCTTCTGGACGGTCCGGAGAGCGCGGAGAGCCCTGAAGAGCTTGACCGAAACGGAGCGGGAGGCCCCGGGCCCCTCTTGCTGCCGACCATCGAGCTTCGGGGGGCGACGGTGCGCTACGCGGGGCGCAAGACGCCCGCTCTCGACGGCGCGACGCTGCGCGTCCCGGCCGCCGGCTCGGTCGCGCTGACGGGACCTTCGGGGGGTGGGAAGTCCACGCTGCTCGGTCTCGTCGCGGGGCAGGTACTACCTACCGAAGGCGAGGCGCTTGTCGGGGGACGCGCGGCGGCGGAGGTTCCGGCGCAGGCGACGGCCTGGGTCGGGCAGAGGCCGTACCTCTTCCCGGCGACGGTCCGGGAGAACATCGCCTTCGGTCAGCCGGAGAAGACGGAGGCGGAGATCGAGGCGGCCGCGAGGGCGGCGCGCGTCCTGGACTTCGCGAAGAGGCTCCCGGACGGGCTCGACACGAGGCTCGGGGAGCGCGGAAGCGGCATCTCGGGCGGGGAGGCGCAGAGGGTCGCACTCGCGCGGGCGTTCCTGAAGGACGCGCCCGTCGTCCTGCTCGACGAGCCGACAGCGAACCTCGACGCCGAGACCGAGCGCGAGCTTGTCGAGACGATCGGGACCCTGATCCGGGACCGCACCGCCCTTGTCTGTACTCACCGCACCTCTCTTGCCGCCCTTTGCGACCGGACCGTTCGCGTCGAGGACGGTCGCGTCCTGGAGGTGAGCGGCGATGGGGGCTAG
- the cydC gene encoding thiol reductant ABC exporter subunit CydC: MGARPGRRDGAPGVTTVRGLWLLLGEAGARRRAALGLLFACVAAGASVGLVALAGWFIAASALAGIAGAATFVVAYPSSGIRAFAALRVVFRYLERLTNHRVTFSLLSLLRVRFFFRALALPRERFARYRSGDLLGRVTSDVDALDGVFPRVAVPTLAALVVCVGAVGLLAYHSLLLAAVLAAGCVLAGVVAPFLAARLARGAGAGISSSRASLTTELVETLEGLPEVRSYGAGDLVAARLGAAVDSLARAERRAKRVDAAGVSAGTLVAQGTVLGVLLLGVPLAVAGGISGPVLALVALLALGTFELLGTLPTAYRALGVSRAASQRLGEVFDGPEPESAGRRAFPTRSDGLGAGVSVREVRFRYRGAERLALDGFSFDAEPGSFVALVGPSGSGKSTLLGLLAGELRAGSGSVCYGGVPVEEISPSALTSRVAYAAQDEHLFDATLRDNLALAEPSASDEVLLYVLDLVGLADFYRGLEAGLDTPLGEGGREVSGGQRRRIAVARALLRRPDVLLLDEPTGSLDRKTARAMVRRIRENLPRATVVLATHDPDLVLDAVPEARVVRVGGSGGLSGDEPATDRGGKVRSRGL; encoded by the coding sequence ATGGGGGCTAGACCGGGCCGAAGGGACGGGGCGCCGGGCGTCACGACGGTGCGCGGCCTCTGGCTGCTGCTCGGGGAGGCCGGAGCGCGTCGCCGGGCGGCCCTCGGGCTGCTCTTCGCGTGTGTTGCGGCGGGGGCGTCGGTCGGGCTCGTCGCGCTCGCGGGCTGGTTTATCGCGGCTTCGGCGCTCGCCGGGATCGCGGGCGCGGCGACCTTTGTCGTTGCCTACCCGAGCTCCGGCATCCGGGCCTTCGCCGCCCTGCGGGTCGTTTTCCGCTACCTGGAGCGCCTGACAAACCACCGGGTTACCTTCTCGCTGCTCTCTCTTCTTCGGGTGCGGTTCTTCTTCCGGGCGCTCGCGCTGCCGCGCGAGCGTTTCGCCCGCTACCGCTCCGGCGACCTCCTCGGGCGCGTTACCTCGGACGTGGACGCGCTCGACGGCGTCTTTCCGCGCGTCGCCGTCCCGACGCTCGCCGCGCTCGTCGTCTGCGTCGGGGCGGTCGGATTGCTTGCGTATCACTCGCTTCTTCTCGCGGCGGTCCTTGCGGCCGGATGTGTTCTTGCCGGAGTGGTCGCGCCGTTCCTTGCGGCGCGGCTCGCGCGGGGAGCGGGGGCCGGGATCTCCTCCTCCCGCGCCTCCCTGACGACCGAGCTCGTCGAGACGCTCGAAGGTCTGCCGGAGGTCCGCTCCTACGGGGCGGGGGACCTTGTCGCCGCCCGGCTCGGCGCCGCGGTAGACAGCCTCGCGCGCGCCGAGCGCCGGGCGAAGCGTGTGGACGCCGCCGGGGTCTCCGCCGGGACGCTCGTTGCGCAGGGAACGGTCCTCGGCGTGCTCCTACTCGGCGTCCCGCTCGCGGTGGCGGGGGGGATCTCCGGTCCCGTTCTGGCCCTCGTCGCGCTGCTCGCACTCGGGACCTTCGAGCTTCTCGGGACGCTCCCGACCGCCTACCGCGCCCTCGGCGTGAGCCGCGCCGCGAGCCAAAGGCTCGGCGAGGTCTTCGACGGTCCCGAGCCCGAGAGCGCGGGCCGCCGGGCTTTCCCGACGCGCAGCGACGGTCTTGGGGCCGGGGTCTCGGTCCGGGAGGTCCGGTTTCGTTACAGAGGTGCGGAGCGACTCGCGCTCGACGGGTTCTCCTTCGACGCGGAGCCGGGCTCCTTCGTTGCGCTCGTCGGGCCGTCGGGCTCGGGGAAGAGCACCCTTCTCGGACTGCTCGCGGGGGAGCTTCGGGCCGGGTCCGGGAGCGTTTGCTATGGCGGGGTCCCGGTCGAGGAGATCTCCCCCTCAGCCCTCACCTCCCGGGTCGCCTACGCCGCTCAGGACGAGCACCTCTTCGACGCGACGCTTCGCGATAACCTCGCTCTCGCCGAGCCCTCGGCCTCCGACGAGGTGCTGCTCTACGTTCTCGACCTTGTCGGGCTTGCGGACTTCTACCGGGGGCTTGAGGCGGGGCTCGACACGCCGCTCGGCGAGGGGGGACGCGAGGTCTCGGGCGGCCAGCGGCGGCGGATAGCGGTCGCCCGCGCCCTTCTGCGCCGCCCGGACGTCCTGCTGCTCGACGAGCCGACCGGAAGCCTCGACCGGAAGACGGCTCGTGCGATGGTGCGCCGCATCCGGGAGAACCTGCCGCGGGCTACGGTCGTTCTTGCCACTCACGACCCCGACCTCGTCCTCGACGCCGTGCCTGAAGCGAGGGTCGTGCGCGTCGGGGGGAGCGGCGGCCTTTCCGGGGACGAACCGGCGACGGACCGGGGCGGGAAGGTCCGGAGCCGGGGCCTTTGA
- a CDS encoding response regulator transcription factor: protein MSQRALIVEDEQNIVDLLRSYLEREGFEVAEALDGNTALRKIETFRPDVVVLDWMLPGMDGMEVLARMRRFSEAYVVVLTARSEETDKIVGLSSGADDYVTKPFSPGELVARIRAMLRRPRGGASLGVPEPPEEPLRFGDLSIDLGSREVEVGGCPANLTALEFDLLTTLAGRPGYVFSRARLLERLWGEDYFGDDHVVDVHIANLRKKIEPDSAKPRYIQTVRGVGYRFSRGPWK, encoded by the coding sequence ATGAGCCAGAGGGCCCTTATCGTCGAGGACGAGCAGAACATCGTGGACCTTTTGAGAAGCTACCTGGAGCGCGAGGGCTTCGAGGTCGCGGAGGCGCTCGACGGCAACACGGCGCTTCGGAAGATCGAGACCTTCCGGCCGGACGTCGTCGTGCTCGACTGGATGCTTCCGGGGATGGACGGGATGGAGGTCCTCGCCCGGATGCGGCGCTTCTCTGAGGCTTACGTCGTGGTCCTCACGGCCAGGAGCGAGGAGACGGACAAGATCGTCGGCCTCTCCTCGGGGGCGGACGACTACGTCACGAAGCCCTTCTCGCCGGGCGAGCTCGTCGCGCGCATAAGGGCGATGCTCCGCCGCCCGCGGGGCGGGGCTTCCCTCGGCGTCCCGGAGCCTCCGGAAGAGCCGCTGCGCTTCGGGGACCTCTCGATTGACCTCGGGAGCCGGGAGGTCGAGGTCGGCGGCTGTCCGGCGAACCTGACCGCTCTTGAGTTTGACCTGCTCACGACGCTCGCCGGGAGGCCGGGCTACGTCTTCAGCCGGGCGCGCCTTCTGGAGCGACTCTGGGGCGAGGACTACTTCGGCGACGACCACGTCGTCGACGTCCACATCGCCAACCTCCGGAAAAAGATAGAGCCCGACTCCGCAAAGCCGCGCTACATCCAGACGGTGCGCGGGGTCGGCTACCGTTTCAGCCGGGGGCCGTGGAAGTGA
- a CDS encoding sensor histidine kinase, with product MSRRTGPLGRLVARVTSLPLRPKLFISHCLVALGTMVVFVLMTYLVNPQFALFLRQGGSLAAVVPYVLLAGLVSGLIAMAGSLFVASRITRPVTDMLSATRLISAGDYSERVPKQEDDELGRLSQSFNEMAEALEAAEYQRSEFISDTSHELKTPITTLQGYLEGLIDGVIEPSDDTWGLMYVEAERMRRLVDDLRQLSRAESETLTLHLESLDPVELADLASDGMRPLFTEKGVCLDAEHDPDLPPVRADRDRTLQVLANLLSNALRYTPKSGRVTVCVRSETPGSVAFQVSDSGAGVRPEDLPRLFDRFYRTEKSRSREGGGAGIGLAISRALVEAMGGRIRAESPGPGRGATFTFTLPTSG from the coding sequence GTGAGCCGCAGAACCGGTCCTCTCGGACGGCTCGTAGCGCGCGTCACCTCGCTGCCCCTGCGCCCGAAGCTCTTTATCTCGCACTGCCTCGTCGCGCTCGGGACGATGGTCGTCTTCGTGCTGATGACCTACCTTGTCAACCCGCAGTTCGCTCTCTTCCTGCGTCAGGGCGGGAGCCTTGCGGCGGTCGTGCCCTACGTGCTGCTCGCCGGGCTCGTGAGCGGTCTGATCGCGATGGCCGGGAGCCTCTTCGTCGCCTCGCGGATAACGCGTCCCGTAACCGACATGCTCTCGGCGACGCGCCTCATAAGCGCGGGCGACTACTCGGAGCGGGTCCCGAAGCAGGAGGACGACGAGCTGGGCCGCCTCTCTCAGTCCTTTAACGAGATGGCCGAGGCCCTGGAGGCCGCCGAGTACCAGCGAAGCGAGTTCATCTCGGACACCTCCCACGAGCTGAAGACGCCCATAACGACGCTTCAGGGCTACCTGGAAGGGCTCATAGACGGCGTGATCGAGCCCAGCGACGACACCTGGGGCCTGATGTACGTCGAGGCCGAGCGGATGCGCCGCCTCGTCGACGACCTGCGTCAGCTCTCGCGCGCCGAGTCCGAGACCCTCACCCTGCACCTCGAAAGCCTGGATCCGGTCGAGCTCGCCGACCTCGCCTCCGACGGGATGCGCCCGCTCTTCACCGAAAAAGGCGTCTGCCTCGACGCGGAGCACGACCCCGACCTCCCGCCCGTCCGCGCCGACCGGGACCGGACCCTCCAGGTCCTTGCGAACCTTCTCTCGAACGCCCTGCGCTACACCCCGAAGAGTGGCCGCGTAACCGTCTGCGTCCGCTCCGAAACCCCCGGCTCGGTCGCCTTCCAGGTCTCCGACTCCGGCGCGGGCGTAAGGCCCGAGGACCTCCCGCGCCTCTTCGACCGCTTCTACCGCACCGAGAAGTCCCGCTCCCGCGAAGGCGGCGGCGCGGGCATCGGGCTCGCCATCTCCCGCGCCCTCGTCGAGGCTATGGGCGGCCGCATCCGCGCCGAGAGCCCCGGCCCCGGCAGGGGCGCGACCTTCACCTTCACCCTCCCGACCTCCGGCTGA